One Helianthus annuus cultivar XRQ/B chromosome 12, HanXRQr2.0-SUNRISE, whole genome shotgun sequence genomic region harbors:
- the LOC110893555 gene encoding uncharacterized protein LOC110893555 encodes MIESERLNYIRLQQKNLRSDSYESLCELRNKGQQDISKVGKRIFLPSSFTGGARYMMQNYLDAMAICKWFGYPNFFITITCNPKWPEVKRFLRDTNLKPEDRPDILSRLFKIKLDSICKDFKERHLFGKVAAVDYTIEFQKRGLPHAHLCLFLENESKLPTVDHVDPFITAEIPDEDEDAELYALVKDYMIHGPCGNANLSCPCMVDNKCSKGFPKKFQDHTTPDSNGFPIYRRRDNGASVVKNGIDLDNRSVVPYNKKLLKRYQAHINVEWCNQAGSIKYLFKYINKGPDRATVAVVQHDNNNEELEQDEVKEYYDCRYLSACEASWRIFAYDVHYRTPSVIRLPFHLPGKQPVVFGPDEDINQVLNKPSVKASMFLSWMERNKDPNDTVARTLTYVQFPSWYVWKLDKRCWEPRQRHKSIGRIHAVSPSLGEAYFLRILLNKVKGPKSFDDIKTVDGKVYDTFRDACYALGLLDDDTEYNEAIKEANETGSPSYLRNLFATLLLTNTLSRPEVVWESTWRYMTDDFIYRLRKYHRVPALSIPDEQLKNYVLSEVEKFLARNNSSLKRFETMPYPDNASMSDSDNRLINEERIYDQTNLEIEFNNQLDLLTEEQRSVFQQIINAIEGNKGGVFFVYGYGGTGKTFLWKTLSAAIRSKGQIVLNVASSGIASLLLSGGRTAHSRFRIPLNLTEDSVCNIKPDGDVARLLHETNLIIWDEAPMVHKHAFEALDRTMNDIFNIDTSNRLNIHFGGKVIVLGGDFRQILPVVPNGGRQEIVNASLSSSYLWNTCKLLRLTKNMRLTVGSSASDAEEIKQFAKWLLDIGEGNVGGPNDGEASIEIPSDLLITDTSDPISTLIDFVYPSILENFNNQNYFSERAILAAKNEVVHEINDRLLSLFPGEEREYLSLDSLCQSENPNATQQKLYSPDVLNGLKVSGLPNHRLALKVGVPVMLLRNIDQQNGLFNGTRLQVKKMYNRVIEAEIISGGNIGTRTYIPRISLIPSDKKIPFEFQRRQFPLAVCFAMTINKSQGQSLSRVGLYLKQPVFTHGQLYVALSRVKTRQGVKLLIFDNDGKPTNKTTNVVYKEVFRDL; translated from the exons ATGATTGAGAGCGAAAGGCTTAACTACATACGACTTCAACAAAAGAATCTAAGGTCAGATAGCTATGAAAGTCTATGTGAATTAAGAAATAAGGGCCAGCAAGACATATCTAAGGTTGGAAAACGAATCTTTTTGCCTTCTTCGTTTACCGGTGGCGCTAGATATATGATGCAAAATTATTTAGATGCCATGGCTATCTGTAAGTGGTTTGGTTATCCGAATTTTTTTATAACCATCACTTGCAATCCAAAGTGGCCTGAGGTTAAAAGGTTTCTTAGAGACACAAATCTTAAACCTGAAGATAGGCCCGATATACTGAGCAgattgtttaaaataaagttggaTTCAATTTGCAAAGATTTTAAAGAACGACATCTATTTGGAAAAGTTGCAGCAG TTGATTACACAATCGAGTTTCAAAAGAGAGGATTGCCTCATGCCCACCTATGCTTATTCTTGGAAAATGAATCCAAACTTCCGACGGTAGACCATGTTGATCCATTTATAACTGCAGAAAtccctgatgaagatgaagatgcagAATTATATGCGCTTGTGAAAGACTATATGATTCATGGTCCATGTGGTAACGCTAATTTAAGTTGTCCATGTATGGTTGACAATAAGTGTTCGAAGGGTTTTCCAAAGAAATTTCAAGATCATACTACACCGGATTCAAATGGATTCCCAATATATAGAAGAAGAGATAATGGTGCTTCTGTAGTAAAAAATGGAATCGACTTAGACAACCGAAGTGTTGTGCCATACAACAAAAAACTTTTGAAACGGTACCAGGCACATATAAATGTTGAGTGGTGCAATCAAGCCGGATCaattaaatatttgtttaaatatataaataaaggcCCTGATAGAGCAACCGTTGCTGTTGTACAACATGATAATAACAATGAAGAACTAGAACAGGACGAGGTCAAAGAATATTATGATTGTAGGTATCTCTCAGCTTGTGAGGCATCTTGGAGGATCTTCGCCTACGATGTGCATTACAGGACTCCTTCTGTTATAAGGCTGCCTTTCCATCTTCCCGGAAAACAACCTGTTGTTTTTGGACCCGACGAGGATATTAATCAAGTCCTTAACAAACCATCTGTCAAAGCATCAATGTTTCTTTCCTGGATGGAACGTAACAAAGACCCGAATGACACAGTGGCCCGTACACTTACATATGTTCAGTTTCCAAGTTGGTATGTATGGAAGCTTGATAAACGTTGTTGGGAACCTAGACAAAGACATAAGTCAATTGGGAGAATTCACGCTGTAAGTCCGTCTCTTGGGGAAGCCTATTTTTTAAGAATTCTTCTTAACAAAGTGAAAGGACCAAAATCTTTTGATGATATTAAAACAGTTGATGGTAAGGTATATGATACATTTAGAGATGCATGTTATGCACTCGGTCTTTTGGACGATGACACAGAATACAATGAGGCAATCAAGGAAGCAAATGAAACAGGATCCCCTTCGTATCTTCGTAATTTATTTGCTACTTTGCTATTAACAAATACGTTATCCAGACCGGAGGTTGTATGGGAAAGCACATGGAGATACATGACAGACGACTTTATCTACAGACTTAGAAAATATCATCGAGTTCCAG CTTTATCAATTCCAGATGAGCAGCTTAAAAACTACGTTTTGAGtgaagttgaaaaattcttaGCTAGAAACAACTCATCACTCAAAAGATTTGAGACAATGCCGTACCCAGATAATGCGTCTATGTCTGATTCAGacaatcgtttgattaacgaGGAGCGTATCTACGACCAAACCAATCTTGAAATTGAATTTAATAATCAACTGGATTTGCTAACTGAGGAGCAACGGTCAGTTTTCCAACAAATAATCAACGCAATTGAGGGTAACAAAGGTGGGGTTTTTTTTGTGTACGGCTATGGTGGGACCGGGAAGACCTTCTTATGGAAGACATTATCTGCGGCAATCAGATCAAAAGGTCAAATTGTATTAAACGTTGCTTCCAGTGGGATCGCTTCGTTGTTATTGTCTGGTGGCAGGACCGCGCATTCCAGGTTTCGTATTCCATTGAATCTTACAGAGGATTCAGTTTGTAATATAAAACCTGATGGAGATGTAGCTAGACTACTACACGAAACAAACTTGATTATATGGGATGAAGCGCCTATGGTCCATAAGCATGCATTCGAAGCGTTGGATAGAACAATGAACGACATTTTCAATATCGACACTTCCAACAGATTAAATATCCACTTTGGAGGAAAGGTTATTGTTTTAGGAGGCGATTTTAGACAGATCCTTCCTGTTGTTCCAAATGGTGGAAGACAAGAGATTGTCAATGCCTCATTAAGTTCGTCTTATCTGTGGAATACATGTAAGTTGCTGAGACTAACAAAAAACATGAGGTTAACAGTTGGAAGTTCAGCATCGGATGCTGAAGAAATAAAACAATTTGCAAAATGGCTTTTGGATATAGGTGAGGGAAATGTTGGTggtccaaatgatggagaagcaTCAATTGAAATACCAAGCGATCTTCTGATCACTGATACATCGGACCCCATTTCAACTTTAATTGATTTTGTGTATCCTTCAATTCTTGAAAACTTCAACAATCAAAATTATTTCAGTGAGAGGGCTATACTTGCAGCTAAGAACGAGGTTGTGCATGAAATTAATGATCGGTTGTTGTCACTATTCCCAGGTGAAGAACGAGAATATCTTAGTTTAGACAGTCTTTGTCAGTCTGAAAATCCAAACGCTACACAACAAAAACTATACTCTCCTGATGTGCTTAACGGTCTTAAAGTATCCGGCTTACCTAATCATAGGCTAGCACTAAAAGTAGGCGTGCCGGTGATGCTCTTACGTAACATTGACCAACAAAATGGTCTTTTCAATGGTACACGACTACAGGTCAAAAAAATGTATAACCGTGTAATAGAAGCCGAGATAATATCCGGAGGGAACATAGGCACTCGCACTTATATACCAAGGATTAGTTTGATACCTTCTGATAAAAAAATTCCTTTTGAGTTTCAAAGGAGACAATTTCCGTTGGCTGTTTGTTTCGCAATGACTATTAACAAGAGTCAGGGACAATCACTGTCTAGAGTTGGTCTGTATCTGAAACAGCCAGTTTTCACCCATGGTCAGCTGTATGTTGCTTTATCGAGAGTTAAAACCAGACAAGGAGTTAAACTTCTGATTTTCGACAATGACGGCAAACCTACTAATAAAACGACAAATGTAGTTTACAAAGAAGTATTTCGTGACTTGTGA